From a single Couchioplanes caeruleus genomic region:
- a CDS encoding exonuclease SbcCD subunit D translates to MRILHTSDWHVGKVLKGRNRHEEHIKVLAQLVEVARAERPDLVIVAGDLYDTAAPSPDSVRVVTRALSALRQAGARVVAIGGNHDNGQALDALRPWADAAGIELRGSVRDKPEDLIIRGETASGERWQVAALPFLSQRYAIRAVEMYDLTAAEANQTYADHIARLIARLAEGFDEPGVVNLLTAHLTIVGASSGGGEREAHTVMGYAVPATVFPANAHYVALGHLHRSQRVIGPCPVRYSGSPLAVDFGEEENVCSVAIVDVSVDKAAQVRDVPLTSARTLRTVRGSLDQLATVNLPDAWLRVYVREKPRVGLREDVQELLPNALEVRIDPDMVPEAGKQTAQRAGRSPRQLFGDYLDNRGNAEEGVRELFDELYDEVSTQQ, encoded by the coding sequence ATGCGGATCCTGCACACGTCCGACTGGCATGTCGGGAAAGTCCTCAAAGGGCGGAACCGCCACGAGGAGCACATCAAGGTGCTCGCCCAGCTCGTGGAGGTCGCCCGCGCGGAGCGGCCCGACCTGGTCATCGTCGCCGGTGACCTCTACGACACGGCCGCGCCTTCGCCGGACTCGGTGCGGGTGGTCACCCGGGCCCTCTCCGCGTTGCGGCAGGCCGGCGCCCGGGTCGTCGCCATCGGCGGCAACCACGACAACGGGCAGGCGCTCGACGCGCTGCGGCCGTGGGCCGACGCGGCCGGCATCGAGCTGCGCGGCTCGGTGCGGGACAAGCCCGAGGACCTGATCATCCGCGGCGAGACCGCGTCGGGGGAGCGCTGGCAGGTGGCCGCCCTGCCGTTCCTCTCCCAGCGCTACGCGATCCGCGCGGTGGAGATGTACGACCTGACCGCCGCCGAGGCCAACCAGACGTATGCGGACCACATCGCCCGGCTGATCGCCCGCCTGGCCGAGGGCTTCGACGAGCCCGGCGTGGTGAACCTGCTCACCGCCCACCTCACGATCGTCGGCGCCAGCTCGGGCGGCGGCGAGCGCGAGGCGCACACCGTCATGGGCTACGCCGTGCCGGCCACCGTCTTCCCGGCGAACGCGCACTACGTGGCGCTGGGCCACCTGCACCGCTCGCAGCGGGTCATCGGCCCGTGCCCGGTGCGCTACAGCGGCAGCCCGCTCGCCGTCGACTTCGGCGAGGAGGAGAACGTCTGCTCGGTCGCGATCGTCGACGTCTCCGTCGACAAGGCCGCCCAGGTGCGCGACGTGCCGCTGACCTCCGCCCGGACCCTGCGTACGGTCCGCGGCAGCCTCGACCAGCTCGCGACGGTGAACCTTCCGGACGCGTGGCTGCGTGTCTACGTCCGTGAGAAGCCGCGGGTGGGCCTGCGCGAGGACGTGCAGGAGCTGCTGCCCAACGCGCTCGAGGTGCGCATCGACCCGGACATGGTCCCCGAGGCCGGCAAGCAGACGGCCCAGCGCGCCGGGCGGTCGCCCCGGCAGCTCTTCGGCGACTACCTGGACAACCGCGGCAACGCCGAGGAAGGCGTCCGCGAACTCTTCGACGAGCTGTATGACGAGGTGAGCACCCAGCAATGA
- a CDS encoding sigma-70 family RNA polymerase sigma factor translates to MHATVMERLAPAGERVMTQQRSGGRWQALDGGRGADNDDAVMPRQARHEAGSATASHEDTLVRMLYEEHAGPLLMFVLRLTGGDRQRAEDIVQETLLRAWRNAHRLGAQGQQSLRPWLVTVARRIAIDDHRSVSARPPETYDRELESFPSTADDTDRVLQLMTVTDALRTLSQSHREILVETYFRGRTVPEAADVLGLPLGTAKSRVYYALRALRTALQQRGVTE, encoded by the coding sequence ATGCATGCGACGGTCATGGAGCGGCTCGCGCCGGCTGGGGAGCGCGTCATGACGCAGCAGCGTTCCGGGGGCCGGTGGCAGGCGCTCGACGGAGGCCGGGGTGCGGACAATGATGACGCCGTGATGCCGCGACAGGCCCGCCATGAGGCCGGGTCGGCGACCGCGAGTCACGAGGACACGCTCGTCCGGATGCTCTACGAGGAGCACGCGGGACCGCTGCTGATGTTCGTGCTCCGCCTCACCGGCGGGGACCGGCAGCGGGCCGAGGACATCGTGCAGGAGACGCTGCTGCGGGCGTGGCGCAACGCCCACCGCCTCGGCGCCCAGGGGCAGCAGTCGCTGCGGCCCTGGCTGGTCACGGTGGCCCGGCGGATCGCGATCGACGACCACCGCAGCGTCAGCGCCCGCCCGCCGGAGACGTACGACCGGGAGCTGGAGAGCTTCCCGAGTACGGCCGACGACACGGATCGGGTCCTGCAGCTGATGACGGTCACGGACGCCCTGCGTACGCTGTCCCAGTCGCACCGGGAGATCCTCGTCGAGACGTACTTCCGCGGCCGGACCGTTCCGGAGGCGGCTGACGTGCTCGGCCTGCCCCTGGGTACGGCCAAGTCGCGTGTGTACTACGCCCTGCGGGCCCTGCGTACGGCTCTGCAGCAGCGGGGGGTGACGGAGTAA
- a CDS encoding GNAT family N-acetyltransferase — protein sequence MRGTLVTLRPATEADVPALAAIRATPEVRARWRGDDDASAETRETIAELGDRHLAILVDGRVAGIIQWDSEDEPDYRHASIDIYLDPALHGRGVGTDAVRTLATHLIDVEGFHRLVIDPAADNEPAIRCYAKVGFRPVGIMREYERGADGTWHDGLLMDLLAAELVR from the coding sequence CTGCGCGGCACGCTCGTGACGCTGCGCCCGGCCACCGAGGCGGACGTGCCGGCGCTGGCGGCCATCCGGGCCACGCCGGAGGTGCGGGCGCGGTGGCGCGGCGACGACGACGCCTCCGCCGAGACCCGCGAGACCATCGCCGAGCTGGGCGACCGCCACCTCGCGATCCTCGTGGACGGCCGGGTTGCCGGGATCATCCAGTGGGACTCCGAGGACGAGCCGGACTATCGCCACGCGAGCATCGACATCTACCTCGACCCGGCGCTGCACGGCCGCGGCGTGGGCACCGACGCGGTCCGGACGCTGGCCACCCACCTCATCGACGTCGAGGGCTTCCACCGGCTGGTCATCGACCCCGCGGCCGACAACGAGCCCGCGATCCGCTGTTACGCCAAGGTGGGCTTCCGGCCCGTCGGGATCATGCGGGAGTACGAGCGCGGCGCCGACGGCACCTGGCACGACGGACTGCTGATGGACCTGCTGGCCGCCGAGCTGGTCCGGTAG
- a CDS encoding amino acid-binding protein, whose protein sequence is MLLRVRVTLPDRPGALGQVARTLGVAGADIVQVVVLERLGGRAVDDFTVVWPGASRVERLLAGLAAIPGVQVDGVWKAIGAPVSGGHDAELLAQVAANPGDGLATLVDAVPGLLAADWAAAAVVPADWAARTAAPRATRADEPSLRLPTGSEPTVAYASWRAPSPLRLPEVTPLRARPLTGTDGTRYAVAPFGRAGLVLVIARTDDDDLPAAAFHITEVDRIAQLVRAAAVILGDRLDRAGVPPVASAVTDPS, encoded by the coding sequence ATGTTGCTGCGCGTACGGGTCACTCTGCCGGACCGCCCGGGTGCCCTCGGCCAGGTGGCGCGCACGCTCGGCGTCGCCGGTGCCGACATCGTCCAGGTGGTGGTGCTGGAGCGGCTCGGCGGCCGGGCCGTCGACGACTTCACCGTCGTCTGGCCGGGCGCGTCGCGCGTCGAGCGACTCCTCGCCGGGCTCGCCGCCATCCCGGGCGTCCAGGTCGACGGCGTGTGGAAGGCCATCGGCGCCCCGGTCTCCGGCGGCCACGACGCCGAGCTGCTGGCCCAGGTCGCCGCCAACCCGGGCGACGGGCTCGCCACGCTGGTCGACGCGGTGCCCGGGCTGCTCGCCGCGGACTGGGCCGCCGCCGCGGTGGTGCCGGCCGACTGGGCCGCCCGTACGGCCGCGCCGCGTGCCACCCGGGCCGACGAGCCGTCGCTGCGCCTGCCCACCGGAAGCGAGCCGACGGTGGCGTACGCGAGCTGGCGCGCCCCGTCCCCGCTGCGCCTGCCCGAGGTCACGCCGCTGCGCGCCCGCCCGCTCACCGGCACGGACGGCACCCGGTACGCCGTCGCGCCGTTCGGCCGCGCGGGCCTGGTGCTGGTGATCGCCCGTACGGACGACGACGACCTGCCGGCCGCCGCCTTCCACATCACCGAGGTCGACCGGATCGCGCAGCTCGTGCGGGCCGCCGCGGTGATCCTCGGCGACCGTCTCGACCGCGCGGGTGTGCCCCCGGTCGCATCGGCTGTGACTGACCCCTCATAG
- a CDS encoding pyrimidine reductase family protein, producing MILEDLLPRYPRAAEPTLRVNFVASVDGAVTVDGRSGGLGGPGDKQIFDMLRMTCDALIAAAGTVRTEKYDALRLDDAGRAWRRSHGLPEFPLMVVVSGSLGLDPGQLIFSDAPIRPLVVTTARAVPPPGLADAAEILALGDETVDLAAMVAELHRRGATQLLCEGGPRLFGSLIEADLVDEVCLTVSPLLAGGTAGRIAAGSDGPARRLALRSVLSEGDELFLRYARST from the coding sequence ATGATCCTCGAAGACCTGCTCCCGCGCTACCCACGTGCCGCGGAACCGACTCTGCGCGTCAACTTCGTGGCCAGCGTCGACGGGGCGGTGACCGTGGACGGGAGGTCGGGCGGGCTGGGCGGTCCGGGCGACAAACAGATCTTCGACATGCTGCGGATGACCTGTGACGCGCTCATCGCCGCGGCGGGCACCGTACGCACCGAGAAGTACGACGCGCTGCGCCTGGACGATGCGGGCCGGGCGTGGCGGCGCTCGCACGGGCTGCCCGAGTTCCCGCTGATGGTGGTCGTCTCCGGCTCCCTCGGCCTCGACCCCGGCCAGCTGATCTTCTCGGACGCGCCGATCCGGCCGCTGGTCGTCACCACGGCGCGCGCGGTGCCGCCGCCCGGGCTGGCCGACGCCGCGGAGATCCTTGCGCTCGGTGACGAGACGGTCGACCTCGCCGCGATGGTCGCCGAGCTGCACCGGCGCGGCGCCACGCAGCTGCTCTGCGAGGGCGGCCCCCGCCTGTTCGGCTCGCTCATCGAGGCCGACCTGGTCGACGAGGTCTGCCTGACCGTCTCGCCGCTGCTCGCCGGCGGCACCGCCGGCCGCATCGCCGCCGGCTCCGACGGACCGGCGCGGCGCCTGGCCCTGCGCAGCGTGCTCTCCGAGGGGGACGAGCTTTTTCTGAGGTACGCCCGGAGCACCTAG
- a CDS encoding AAA family ATPase, translating to MRPLRLDMAGFTVFRDETTVDFTDADYFALVGPTGSGKSTVLDGICFALYGTVPRWGGSRGIVNALAPSATEARVRLVFESAGSRYVATRVVRRDGRGSVKTAGAGLQLMPPGFDVTRLDTGMSLDDLGDVLAGTPAEMEQAVVEAVGLPYEQFTSCVVLPQGQFADFLHAKPATRQQILVNLLGLHVYEEVQTRASNRATKAEAQLAVVDQALAGLADADDAAVEAADARVAAMRRLTAAVEAAVPRLRTARERETELAAARDAIAEELAVLSRVTMPAGSAKIAEAAATARDRAAEAATAVRAAEEHEEKVRGELAAAGDAGSLGLLLDRHVEFDRLTGQAEWFAGEVSVAEVEHRDAIAAAELAHAAHLGAEQLLEQARLDYAEAQTVDRAAALRAHLKAGDDCPVCTQPVATVPPMPEGSAVKVAEQQGKAARAAADVASTAWKQRDAVARELERGLDRKRAQFEQHKSRLAEVQAGLAGSPGAEALRARLTELTKLQRKLDDAGTDVRAAREAQRRAQTAVAAAEEQQRTAWRSFDAVRDAVARFSPPPADRDDLAGAWAALVDWARDSAAQRETARAEAVAAVEAAHADTQRERAAVVALFADSAVPAPPSGSDADLIRAAAVAAERAQAAWQRLADRREEAQRYAEQRAALLRDGRVAKSLAGHLRANNFERWLLEEALDLLVDGASRILRELTGGQYDLMHDKGEFYVIDHHDAGLRRGVRTLSGGETFQASLALALALSEQLAGMSTTAASLESIVLDEGFGTLDAATLDVVAATLENLAARGDRMVGVVTHVHALAERVPVRFEVHKDARTAHVERVGL from the coding sequence ATGAGGCCTTTGCGGCTCGACATGGCCGGGTTCACGGTCTTCCGCGACGAGACCACCGTGGACTTCACCGACGCCGACTACTTCGCGCTGGTCGGCCCGACCGGCTCAGGCAAGTCCACGGTGCTCGACGGCATCTGCTTCGCCCTCTACGGCACCGTGCCGCGGTGGGGCGGCAGCCGCGGCATCGTCAACGCGCTCGCGCCGTCGGCCACCGAGGCCCGCGTCCGGCTCGTCTTCGAGTCGGCCGGATCGCGGTACGTGGCGACCCGGGTGGTGCGCCGCGACGGCCGGGGCAGCGTCAAGACGGCCGGCGCGGGCCTGCAGCTGATGCCGCCCGGATTCGACGTGACCCGGCTCGACACCGGCATGAGCCTCGACGACCTCGGCGACGTGCTCGCGGGCACGCCGGCCGAGATGGAGCAGGCGGTCGTGGAGGCGGTGGGGCTGCCGTATGAGCAGTTCACCAGCTGTGTCGTGCTGCCGCAGGGCCAGTTCGCCGACTTCCTGCACGCCAAGCCCGCCACCCGCCAGCAGATCCTCGTCAACCTCCTCGGGCTGCACGTCTACGAGGAGGTGCAGACCCGTGCCTCCAACCGCGCCACCAAGGCCGAGGCCCAGCTCGCCGTCGTGGACCAGGCCCTCGCGGGGCTCGCCGACGCCGACGACGCGGCGGTGGAGGCGGCAGACGCCCGGGTCGCCGCCATGCGCCGGCTCACCGCGGCGGTCGAGGCGGCCGTGCCGCGGCTGCGCACCGCCCGCGAGCGCGAGACCGAGCTGGCCGCCGCACGTGACGCGATCGCCGAGGAGCTCGCGGTGCTCAGCCGGGTCACCATGCCCGCCGGCAGCGCGAAGATCGCCGAGGCCGCGGCCACCGCGCGGGACCGGGCCGCGGAGGCGGCCACGGCCGTGCGGGCCGCCGAGGAGCACGAGGAGAAGGTACGCGGTGAGCTCGCGGCGGCCGGCGACGCGGGCTCGCTCGGGCTGCTCCTGGACCGGCACGTCGAGTTCGACCGGCTGACCGGTCAGGCCGAATGGTTCGCCGGCGAGGTCTCGGTCGCCGAGGTGGAGCACCGGGACGCGATCGCCGCCGCAGAGCTGGCCCACGCCGCCCACCTCGGTGCCGAGCAGCTCCTCGAACAGGCCCGGCTGGACTACGCCGAGGCGCAGACCGTGGACCGCGCCGCCGCCCTGCGCGCCCACCTGAAGGCCGGCGACGACTGTCCGGTGTGCACCCAGCCGGTCGCGACCGTACCGCCGATGCCCGAGGGCTCCGCGGTGAAGGTCGCCGAGCAGCAGGGCAAGGCGGCCCGTGCCGCCGCCGACGTCGCCTCGACGGCGTGGAAGCAGCGCGATGCCGTCGCCCGCGAGCTCGAACGCGGCCTCGACCGCAAGCGCGCCCAGTTCGAGCAGCACAAGTCCCGGCTGGCCGAGGTGCAGGCCGGGCTGGCCGGCTCGCCCGGCGCCGAGGCGCTGCGGGCCCGGCTCACCGAGCTGACCAAACTGCAGCGCAAGCTCGACGACGCCGGCACCGACGTCCGCGCGGCCCGCGAGGCCCAGCGCCGCGCCCAGACCGCGGTGGCCGCCGCGGAGGAGCAGCAGCGCACGGCGTGGCGTTCCTTCGACGCGGTCCGCGACGCCGTGGCCCGCTTCTCCCCGCCCCCGGCCGACCGCGACGACCTCGCCGGCGCCTGGGCGGCGCTGGTCGACTGGGCCCGCGACTCGGCCGCGCAACGCGAGACGGCCCGCGCGGAGGCGGTCGCCGCCGTCGAGGCGGCACACGCCGACACCCAGCGGGAACGGGCGGCGGTCGTCGCGCTCTTCGCCGACAGCGCGGTCCCGGCCCCGCCGAGCGGGTCCGACGCCGACCTCATCCGCGCCGCCGCGGTCGCCGCGGAACGCGCCCAGGCGGCCTGGCAGCGGCTGGCCGACCGTCGTGAGGAAGCCCAGCGGTACGCCGAACAGCGCGCCGCACTCCTCCGCGACGGCCGGGTCGCCAAGTCCCTCGCCGGGCACCTGCGCGCCAACAACTTCGAGCGCTGGCTGCTCGAGGAGGCGCTCGACCTGCTCGTCGACGGCGCCTCCCGGATCCTGCGCGAGCTCACCGGCGGCCAGTACGACCTCATGCACGACAAGGGCGAGTTCTATGTGATCGACCACCACGACGCGGGGCTGCGCCGGGGCGTGCGCACGCTGTCCGGCGGCGAGACGTTCCAGGCCTCGCTGGCCCTGGCCCTCGCGCTGTCCGAGCAGCTCGCCGGCATGTCCACCACGGCGGCCAGCCTCGAGTCCATCGTGCTCGACGAGGGCTTCGGCACCCTCGACGCCGCGACGCTCGACGTGGTGGCGGCGACGCTGGAGAACCTCGCCGCCCGTGGGGACCGCATGGTCGGGGTGGTCACCCACGTGCACGCCCTGGCGGAACGGGTGCCGGTGCGGTTCGAGGTGCACAAGGACGCGCGTACGGCGCACGTGGAACGGGTGGGCCTGTGA
- a CDS encoding ATP-binding protein, which produces MIGVSDEATEASEPVGRVLGTADATPLQFWTAVTPGSYLQLDDVVVTTRDLPDREPVTIAGVVTQVRARHEGAQFDSDVFAIAEGTLPALVQEAAEITTTRVDPELYVPPAPGAVVRRASGSARDAALHFDRMERRVPMGTGRDGVPVFLNADFLDGTRGAHVSISGISGVATKTSFATFLLYSVFRSGALGADGTNARALIFNVKGEDLLFLDHGNTKLDAATTAAYKLLDLPATAFPDVRVYAPPRAGDSSGAPDVNSRLTGVDSFYWTLEEFCANRLLPYVFADADDERQQYTMVVHSVTAHLARHAVAAEGGISIDGRRLGSYGDLVDHVVDQLTDDETRSTWAGSAVNMGTVNAFARRLIGSKRDLSRLIRGDLAARRPHQIKTAESAQVTVVDLHNLPDRAQRFVVGVTLKTEFDDKEKSGTGRPLLFVVLDELNKYAPREGSSPIKEVLLDIAERGRSLGVILIGAQQTASEVERRIVTNSAIRVVGRLDPAEASRPEYGFLPPAMRQRALLARPGTMFVNQPDIPVPLCVEFPFPAWATRKSESGPPPAGSLRSIVQGVDPFAVVGGRGGSPDDDIPF; this is translated from the coding sequence ATGATCGGCGTGTCTGACGAAGCAACCGAAGCGAGCGAGCCGGTCGGGCGGGTGCTCGGCACCGCCGACGCCACCCCGTTGCAGTTCTGGACGGCCGTGACGCCGGGCAGCTACCTGCAGCTCGACGACGTGGTCGTGACCACCCGCGACCTGCCCGACCGGGAGCCGGTGACGATCGCCGGCGTGGTCACCCAGGTCCGCGCGCGGCACGAGGGGGCCCAGTTCGACTCGGACGTCTTCGCCATCGCCGAGGGCACGCTGCCGGCGCTCGTCCAGGAGGCTGCCGAGATCACCACCACCCGCGTCGACCCGGAGTTGTATGTGCCACCCGCTCCCGGCGCGGTCGTGCGCCGGGCCTCCGGCTCGGCCCGGGACGCGGCGCTGCACTTCGACCGGATGGAGCGCCGGGTCCCGATGGGCACCGGCCGCGACGGCGTCCCGGTGTTCCTCAACGCCGACTTCCTCGACGGCACCCGCGGCGCGCACGTCTCCATCTCCGGCATCTCCGGCGTGGCCACCAAGACCAGCTTCGCGACGTTCCTGCTCTACTCGGTCTTCCGGTCCGGGGCGCTGGGCGCCGACGGCACCAACGCCCGGGCGCTGATCTTCAACGTCAAGGGCGAGGACCTGCTCTTCCTCGACCACGGCAACACCAAGCTCGACGCGGCGACCACCGCGGCGTACAAGCTGCTCGACCTGCCCGCGACCGCGTTCCCCGACGTCCGGGTGTATGCGCCGCCCCGCGCCGGTGACTCGTCGGGCGCGCCGGACGTCAACAGCCGGCTCACCGGCGTGGACAGCTTCTACTGGACGCTCGAAGAGTTCTGCGCCAACCGGCTCCTGCCGTACGTGTTCGCCGACGCCGACGACGAGCGCCAGCAGTACACGATGGTCGTCCACTCGGTCACCGCGCACCTGGCCCGGCACGCGGTCGCCGCGGAGGGCGGCATCAGCATCGACGGGCGCCGCCTCGGGTCGTACGGCGACCTCGTCGATCACGTGGTGGACCAGCTCACCGACGACGAGACCCGCTCGACCTGGGCCGGCAGCGCGGTCAACATGGGCACGGTCAACGCGTTCGCGCGCCGGCTCATCGGCAGCAAGCGGGACCTGTCCCGGCTGATCCGCGGCGACCTCGCCGCCCGCCGCCCGCACCAGATCAAGACCGCCGAGAGCGCCCAGGTCACCGTCGTGGACCTGCACAACCTGCCCGACCGCGCGCAGCGCTTCGTGGTCGGCGTGACGCTGAAGACCGAGTTCGACGACAAGGAGAAATCGGGCACCGGCCGGCCCCTGCTCTTCGTCGTCCTCGACGAGCTCAACAAGTACGCCCCGCGCGAGGGCTCCTCGCCGATCAAGGAGGTGCTGCTGGACATCGCCGAGCGCGGCCGCTCGCTGGGCGTGATCCTCATCGGCGCGCAGCAGACCGCCAGCGAGGTGGAGCGCCGCATCGTCACCAACTCGGCGATCCGCGTCGTCGGCCGCCTCGACCCCGCCGAGGCCTCCCGTCCGGAGTACGGCTTCCTCCCCCCGGCGATGCGCCAGCGCGCCCTGCTGGCCCGGCCCGGCACGATGTTCGTCAACCAGCCGGACATCCCGGTGCCGCTCTGCGTGGAGTTTCCGTTCCCGGCCTGGGCCACCCGCAAGTCCGAGTCCGGCCCGCCGCCCGCGGGCAGCCTGCGCTCGATCGTCCAGGGCGTCGACCCGTTCGCGGTCGTGGGCGGCCGCGGCGGTTCGCCGGACGACGACATCCCGTTCTAA
- a CDS encoding LacI family DNA-binding transcriptional regulator, translating to MTRQPVRSPGRPTLDAVAARAGVGRGTASRVLNGSSQVSPQAKAAVEAAISELGYVPNRAARSLVTQRTDSVALVVSESQERVFGEPFFAGVLRGINSALLETPLQLWLAMAASTEQRERVETHLTTAHVDGVLLLSLHDEDPLPRMLRERGMPFVLGGRPANPHPDDFFVDVDNASGARKAVEYLIAGGGRRVATVAGPQDMEVGRARLAGYREAVRGPELIGYGDFSEEGGAAAMRSLLTREPRLDAVFAASDLMASGALRALREAGLRVPQDVTLVGFEDAPIARQCEPPLTTVHQPVEEMGRRMAELLVARIGGDPVGDSHVLLDTHLVRRASA from the coding sequence ATGACCAGGCAACCCGTCCGTTCGCCGGGACGACCCACGCTCGACGCCGTCGCGGCGCGCGCCGGTGTCGGCCGCGGCACGGCATCCCGCGTCCTGAACGGGTCCTCTCAGGTCAGCCCGCAGGCCAAGGCGGCCGTCGAGGCGGCCATCTCGGAGCTGGGGTACGTGCCCAACCGGGCCGCCCGCTCGCTCGTCACCCAGCGCACCGACTCGGTGGCCCTGGTCGTGTCCGAGTCGCAGGAGCGCGTCTTCGGCGAGCCGTTCTTCGCCGGCGTGCTGCGCGGCATCAACTCGGCGCTGCTGGAAACGCCGCTGCAGCTGTGGCTGGCCATGGCGGCGTCGACCGAGCAGCGCGAGCGAGTCGAGACCCACCTGACCACCGCGCACGTCGACGGCGTGCTGCTGCTGTCCCTGCACGACGAGGATCCGCTCCCCCGCATGCTGCGCGAGCGCGGCATGCCGTTCGTGCTCGGCGGCCGTCCCGCCAACCCGCACCCCGACGACTTCTTCGTCGACGTGGACAACGCCTCGGGCGCGCGCAAGGCGGTCGAGTATCTGATCGCCGGCGGCGGCCGCCGCGTCGCGACGGTCGCCGGGCCGCAGGACATGGAGGTGGGCCGGGCCCGGCTCGCCGGTTACCGCGAGGCGGTCCGCGGCCCCGAGCTCATCGGGTACGGCGACTTCAGCGAGGAGGGCGGGGCGGCGGCGATGCGCTCCCTGCTGACCCGCGAGCCGCGCCTGGACGCCGTCTTCGCCGCCTCCGACCTCATGGCCAGCGGCGCGTTGCGGGCCCTGCGCGAGGCGGGGCTGCGCGTGCCGCAGGACGTGACGCTGGTGGGATTCGAGGACGCGCCGATCGCCCGGCAGTGCGAGCCGCCGCTGACCACCGTCCACCAGCCGGTCGAGGAGATGGGCCGGCGGATGGCCGAGCTGCTGGTGGCCCGCATCGGCGGCGATCCCGTCGGCGATTCCCACGTTCTGCTCGACACCCACCTGGTCCGTCGCGCCTCCGCCTGA
- a CDS encoding GNAT family N-acetyltransferase → MALWRIRATVDDRPGYLSVLTASLALRSVNILAVQVHTTEEGAVDDFLVDAPDTMSEQELHAAITRGRGRDAFVTRAEAQGLADQPTRALALAGRIVHDPEALGEALVALLDAAEVRWRPAGSVVLHGYDEQRMTLIDPAGGTYEVLRPAPAFTPAEYARAQALVEVSGSVLRRSAEQTTLLLPGGAELLVREATAEDLEGVRRLHGWSDGRLRRLLEPSNGLTLLAAYDDPAAGEERVVATATLRTEGDLGEVAVLVQDAWQRRGIGTALLRRLTAWAVRADLEAVVAHVAAANVAMLRTLRRLGATGPADRDGAMVTVTLPVGARRPASDETPATSG, encoded by the coding sequence GTGGCGCTGTGGCGGATCCGGGCGACGGTCGACGATCGGCCGGGCTACCTCTCCGTGCTGACCGCCAGCCTGGCGCTGCGGTCGGTCAACATCCTCGCCGTCCAGGTCCACACGACCGAGGAGGGCGCGGTCGACGACTTCCTCGTCGACGCGCCGGACACCATGTCGGAGCAGGAGCTGCACGCGGCGATCACCCGCGGCCGCGGGCGCGACGCGTTCGTGACCCGGGCCGAGGCGCAGGGGCTCGCCGACCAGCCGACCCGGGCGCTGGCCCTGGCCGGCCGCATCGTGCACGACCCGGAGGCGCTGGGCGAGGCGCTGGTCGCCCTGCTCGACGCCGCCGAGGTGCGCTGGCGCCCGGCCGGCTCGGTGGTCCTGCACGGCTACGACGAGCAGCGCATGACGCTGATCGACCCGGCCGGCGGGACGTACGAGGTGCTCCGGCCGGCCCCGGCGTTCACACCGGCCGAGTACGCCCGGGCCCAGGCGCTGGTCGAGGTGAGCGGTTCCGTGCTGCGCCGTTCCGCCGAGCAGACCACGCTGCTGCTGCCCGGCGGTGCCGAGCTGCTGGTGCGCGAGGCCACCGCGGAGGACCTCGAGGGCGTACGCCGCCTGCACGGCTGGAGCGACGGCCGCCTGCGCCGGCTGCTCGAGCCGTCGAACGGGCTCACGCTGCTCGCGGCGTACGACGACCCGGCCGCCGGCGAGGAACGGGTGGTGGCGACGGCGACCCTGCGCACCGAGGGCGACCTCGGCGAGGTGGCGGTGCTGGTCCAGGACGCGTGGCAGCGCCGTGGCATCGGGACGGCGCTGCTGCGCCGCCTGACCGCGTGGGCGGTCCGCGCCGACCTCGAGGCTGTCGTGGCGCACGTCGCCGCGGCCAACGTGGCGATGCTCCGTACGCTGCGCCGGCTCGGGGCGACCGGCCCGGCGGACCGCGACGGCGCGATGGTCACGGTGACGCTGCCGGTGGGCGCCCGCCGGCCCGCCTCGGATGAGACTCCTGCCACCTCCGGGTGA